In Phlebotomus papatasi isolate M1 chromosome 1, Ppap_2.1, whole genome shotgun sequence, the following proteins share a genomic window:
- the LOC129798457 gene encoding spindle and kinetochore-associated protein 1-like, translated as MDYGKILEKYFEKIEMLKLHYRICLKKEDQKEECKKLSSVTIEVQELLVKCRKLLEDFPALQVKFQNQMEKTHRQKMVMLKLAELKEEELLKKLQQQSQNLKEVTPPNRILREINADPSTFRISRLDLSTRKIRSSVKRSSSSNCKSFRKLHFPEFNFDITPDIFGRIPKHMFGRNNIDDVQNFLDTVIIKCFVDKYRILFCKRDSISLSERILYDLFRKQEKEFPNRQFITQEDVVRCVGQMIDKRTHSRIQILRHIKVLQEVRKKTTIYYLWQDKAIEI; from the coding sequence ATGGATTACGGAAAAATCCtggaaaaatactttgaaaaaattgagaTGCTAAAATTGCACTATAGAATCTGCCTCAAGAAGGAGGATCAAAAAGAAGAGTGTAAAAAACTGAGCTCAGTTACTATTGAAGTACAGGAACTTCTAGTAAAGTGCAGGAAATTACTCGAAGATTTCCCAGCTTTACAGGTTAAGTTTCAGAATCAAATGGAGAAAACACATCGACAGAAAATGGTGATGCTGAAATTGGCTGAATTGAAAGAAGAGGAGCTGCTTAAGAAGCTACAGCAACAATCTCAGAATCTCAAAGAGGTTACTCCTCCAAATCGTATCCTGAGAGAGATCAATGCAGATCCATCAACCTTCCGGATTAGTCGTCTGGACTTGAGCACCAGGAAGATACGATCTTCAGTCAAGAGATCAAGTTCCTCAAACTGCAAGTCTTTCAGAAAGCTACACTTCCCGGAATTTAACTTCGACATCACTCCAGACATTTTTGGGCGTATTCCGAAGCACATGTTTGGACGGAATAATATTGATGATGTACAGAACTTTCTGGACACTGTGATCATAAAGTGTTTTGTGGACAAGTACAGAATTCTCTTCTGTAAAAGGGATTCTATTTCACTGAGTGAACGCATTCTATATGATCTGTTCCGGAAGCAAGAGAAGGAGTTTCCGAACAGGCAGTTCATCACGCAAGAAGATGTCGTACGCTGTGTTGGCCAGATGATTGATAAACGAACTCACAGCCGAATTCAGATACTAAGACATATCAAGGTACTCCAGGAGGTGAGGAAGAAGACCACAATCTACTATTTGTGGCAAGATAAGGCTATTGAAATCTAA